Proteins encoded by one window of Deinococcus aerophilus:
- a CDS encoding ComF family protein, whose product MTPGPGGLWNGLWRALLPRACPGCAAQLGAEVGLCRGCRADLHATVESHSPLRPRPGPHLVTLGRYRGVNRRVVRALKFGDARDLAGVLGTALGRGVPGEWGVRAVVPVPLHPSRQRERGFNQAELLGRAVARELGVPCLNALERTRATRQQARRSAAERDDLRGAFAVRPGVLPTGPLLLLDDVLTTGHTLLACQEALHAAGAGEVYVAVVAR is encoded by the coding sequence ATGACGCCGGGTCCGGGCGGACTGTGGAACGGGCTGTGGCGGGCGCTGCTGCCCCGGGCATGTCCGGGATGTGCCGCGCAGCTGGGCGCCGAGGTGGGCCTGTGCCGTGGGTGCCGGGCCGACCTGCACGCCACGGTTGAAAGCCACAGCCCGCTGCGCCCCCGTCCCGGGCCTCATCTGGTCACGCTGGGCCGCTACCGTGGCGTCAACCGCCGCGTCGTCCGCGCCCTGAAGTTCGGGGACGCGCGTGATCTGGCCGGCGTGCTGGGCACGGCGCTGGGCCGGGGCGTGCCGGGGGAGTGGGGTGTGCGGGCGGTGGTGCCGGTGCCGCTGCATCCGTCCCGGCAGCGCGAGCGCGGCTTCAATCAGGCCGAATTGCTCGGGCGGGCGGTGGCTCGGGAACTGGGTGTGCCCTGCCTGAACGCCCTGGAGCGCACCCGCGCGACCCGGCAGCAGGCCCGCCGAAGTGCGGCCGAGCGCGACGACCTGCGCGGGGCCTTTGCGGTTAGGCCCGGTGTCCTGCCCACCGGACCGCTGCTGCTCCTCGACGATGTGCTGACGACCGGACACACCCTGCTGGCCTGCCAGGAGGCCCTGCACGCGGCGGGGGCCGGCGAGGTGTACGTGGCGGTGGTGGCCCGCTGA
- a CDS encoding methylglyoxal synthase yields MTGTDGSRSGSRQVALIAHDKKKLELAMFALSHREVLGRFHLVATGTTGGILHKQTGLQVERVLSGPLGGDQQIGARLAEERVLAVFFFRDPLTAQPHEPDVSALVRLCDVHDIPLATNPASAQALMLWLREQVDG; encoded by the coding sequence ATGACCGGGACGGACGGCAGCAGATCGGGTTCGCGGCAGGTGGCCCTGATCGCGCACGACAAGAAGAAGTTGGAACTGGCCATGTTCGCCCTGAGCCACCGCGAGGTGCTGGGGCGCTTTCATCTGGTGGCAACCGGCACGACCGGCGGCATTCTGCACAAACAGACGGGACTGCAGGTCGAGCGGGTGCTGTCGGGCCCGCTGGGCGGCGACCAGCAGATCGGCGCGCGGCTCGCCGAGGAGCGGGTGCTCGCGGTCTTTTTCTTCCGCGACCCGTTGACCGCACAGCCGCACGAGCCGGACGTCAGTGCCCTGGTGCGGCTGTGCGATGTTCACGACATCCCGCTGGCGACCAACCCGGCCAGCGCACAGGCTCTGATGCTGTGGCTGCGCGAGCAGGTAGACGGCTAG
- a CDS encoding DUF1206 domain-containing protein: MSTARSQVERAGRRVAPGLEALARFGYASKGVVYGTVGFLALSLVLGSGGTTTDTKGALLRLQDLPAGSALLWVLVVGLVGYALWQLLRAIMDPEHQGTEAKGLVKRAGYLVSGAAYLTLAVFSARVAVQGSAPRDPNSESQTASQVLQLPGGQVLLGLAGVALLAVAANQLYSAYGAKFMKRMAFTDVGARYRGTLKRIGQVGVAARGLLLTIVGIFLLVAAWRGRASIVVGTSEAMAWLRDQPAGQLLLGAVALGTLCYGVWCVTQALYRRIKVTD; the protein is encoded by the coding sequence ATGTCAACTGCCAGATCACAGGTCGAGCGGGCCGGGCGCCGGGTCGCGCCGGGGCTGGAGGCCCTGGCCCGGTTCGGGTATGCGAGCAAGGGCGTGGTGTACGGCACGGTGGGCTTCCTGGCCCTGAGTCTGGTGCTGGGCAGCGGGGGCACCACCACCGACACCAAGGGCGCACTGCTGCGCCTGCAGGACCTTCCGGCCGGCAGCGCCCTGCTGTGGGTGCTGGTGGTGGGACTGGTGGGCTACGCGCTGTGGCAGCTGCTGCGGGCCATCATGGACCCGGAACATCAGGGCACCGAGGCCAAGGGGCTGGTCAAGCGCGCCGGGTATCTGGTGAGCGGGGCCGCGTACCTGACCCTGGCGGTGTTCAGCGCCCGCGTGGCGGTCCAGGGCAGCGCCCCGCGCGACCCGAACAGCGAAAGTCAGACCGCCTCACAGGTGCTGCAGCTGCCCGGCGGACAGGTGCTGCTGGGCCTGGCCGGCGTGGCGCTGCTCGCGGTGGCGGCCAATCAGCTGTACAGCGCGTACGGAGCAAAATTCATGAAGCGCATGGCCTTTACCGACGTGGGAGCGCGGTACCGGGGCACCCTCAAACGCATCGGGCAGGTGGGGGTCGCGGCGCGCGGCCTGCTGCTGACCATCGTGGGCATCTTTCTGCTGGTGGCTGCGTGGCGTGGCCGCGCGAGCATCGTGGTCGGCACCTCCGAGGCGATGGCCTGGCTGCGCGACCAGCCGGCCGGACAGCTGCTGCTGGGCGCCGTGGCGCTGGGAACGCTGTGTTACGGCGTGTGGTGCGTGACCCAGGCGCTGTACCGCCGTATCAAGGTGACCGACTGA
- a CDS encoding YbjN domain-containing protein produces MNKKMRSVSAALLALSGVSLSGAAVAGGAGAPLTGTAAQVQSATPAAIAAALREAGYTVTMNPSVPDSDPSMAVVAGNRELDVWLSGCEAGICARVTASTSWDYSGSLDALDPQFTNDWNSNYYTQAYIYEGAYYLDSTMPVRGGYTRAALKAWMTDYLSDVRDFEGELP; encoded by the coding sequence ATGAACAAAAAGATGCGGTCGGTCAGCGCTGCGCTGCTTGCCCTTTCTGGCGTTTCCCTGTCCGGCGCGGCCGTGGCGGGCGGAGCGGGAGCGCCCCTCACCGGCACGGCGGCCCAGGTGCAGTCGGCCACGCCGGCGGCCATCGCCGCCGCGCTGCGCGAGGCCGGCTACACGGTCACCATGAACCCCAGCGTCCCCGACAGTGATCCCAGCATGGCCGTGGTGGCCGGCAACCGCGAGCTGGACGTGTGGCTCAGCGGCTGTGAGGCGGGCATCTGCGCCCGCGTGACCGCGAGCACCTCCTGGGATTACAGCGGCAGCCTGGACGCCCTGGACCCGCAGTTCACCAACGACTGGAACAGCAACTACTACACCCAGGCGTACATCTACGAGGGTGCCTACTACCTGGATTCCACCATGCCGGTGCGCGGCGGATACACCCGGGCGGCGTTGAAGGCCTGGATGACCGACTACCTCAGCGACGTCCGCGACTTCGAGGGCGAGCTGCCCTGA
- a CDS encoding bifunctional nicotinamide-nucleotide adenylyltransferase/Nudix hydroxylase, producing the protein MTAPRDPAPVPPRTRPSPARRKRTFGVYIGRFEPPHAAHLQVMLEALHSVQKLIVVIGSARAARNTKNPFTAEERQEIIVAMLRGAGVARSRVLFVEVRDYFYNEGLWLSEVQRGVHAHTRGSSDVALIGHIKDESSYYLRSFPAWEFIPTHVVSPLSATAVRRAYFEERLEEVAGMVPSAVHAFLDAFRATPEYGELRDEYVYLRDYRRAWADAPFAPVFVTADAVVTRSGHVLLVRRAGMPGRGRLAMPGGFLGQEETLLACAAGRVHAETGLRTGTPLAGALRGQAVFDYPERSLRGRTVTHAFHFDLGIGQLPRLQGGGDDGEALWMPLGEVLARPELFFEDHHAIIEHFLMRG; encoded by the coding sequence ATGACCGCTCCCCGTGACCCTGCACCGGTGCCCCCGCGCACCCGCCCGTCCCCGGCCCGGCGAAAACGCACCTTCGGGGTGTACATCGGGCGGTTCGAGCCGCCGCACGCCGCGCACCTGCAGGTGATGCTCGAGGCCCTGCACAGCGTTCAGAAGCTGATCGTGGTGATCGGCTCGGCGCGGGCGGCGCGCAACACCAAGAACCCCTTCACCGCCGAGGAACGTCAGGAGATCATCGTCGCCATGTTGCGGGGGGCGGGGGTGGCACGCAGCCGGGTGCTGTTCGTGGAGGTACGCGACTACTTCTACAACGAGGGCCTGTGGCTGTCCGAGGTGCAGCGCGGCGTGCACGCCCACACGCGCGGCAGCAGCGACGTGGCCCTGATCGGCCATATCAAGGATGAGAGCAGCTACTACCTGCGCTCGTTTCCGGCCTGGGAATTCATTCCCACCCATGTGGTGAGCCCGCTGAGCGCCACGGCGGTGCGCCGCGCGTACTTCGAGGAGCGCCTAGAAGAGGTTGCTGGGATGGTGCCGTCCGCCGTTCATGCCTTTCTGGATGCCTTTCGCGCCACCCCCGAGTACGGCGAACTGCGTGACGAGTACGTGTACCTGCGCGACTACCGCCGCGCCTGGGCCGACGCTCCGTTCGCGCCGGTGTTCGTCACTGCCGACGCGGTGGTCACCCGCAGCGGCCACGTGCTGCTGGTGCGCCGGGCCGGCATGCCCGGCCGGGGCCGCCTCGCCATGCCCGGCGGGTTTCTGGGCCAGGAGGAAACGCTGCTCGCCTGCGCCGCCGGGCGGGTGCACGCCGAGACGGGCCTGCGCACCGGCACCCCACTTGCGGGCGCGCTGCGCGGTCAGGCGGTCTTCGATTACCCGGAGCGCAGCCTGCGCGGACGCACCGTGACGCACGCCTTTCATTTCGACCTGGGCATCGGCCAACTGCCCCGGCTGCAGGGCGGCGGAGACGACGGCGAGGCGCTGTGGATGCCGCTGGGCGAGGTCCTCGCGCGCCCCGAGCTGTTCTTCGAGGACCATCACGCGATCATCGAGCACTTTTTAATGCGCGGGTGA
- a CDS encoding DEAD/DEAH box helicase translates to MPPTAPSFARLEGFLRDTLGGGATRLYEEAAAPARTLAAHELGWSPAVARGFGFDQVYAHQAETYRLMRGGQHVIVTTPTASGKTGAFFPAVFDRLERDPGATALFVYPLVALGQDQRDKLRAFRERGGFAWDIGAFQGAAQAAEVFGAGVRMVTATPDKLHWSLTHPRVRDFLRNLSFLVLDEAHTYRGGFGSEVAGMLRRLLELARALGADPQVVLSTATIGNPAEFARELIGVDATEVAESGAARPGKRYYLADHRGQPRRFWDAVMDASQRYDLKVLAFFRGRSRAARLYGTYRAQPRYAGRAHLYMAGTSDREGRLSEFRRAGSGVMFATNALEAGVDIGDLEVVIIDGYPGSRMAFRQMAGRAGRIAPGLVLYLPALNEQGVPQPADAFYSNSGNFLDLLTGPIERAVVEAANPYLSPRHHARQNEEYRAAGLSGPHPAGLEAQKYWNLRGEGSLKYAVVEAAEWERLGPKALDTPLESPSQHYALTEKHEGAVFTLDGQGYKVLRWEKHPAGTAILVERYSAESLFTRGLYSIEVTPRTMTAWERRGPLAFRHGEVSIRRRYTGYQMLRQVFERVCVGCDRDPGPTERTCARCGGRIQDRMQDHKLSEHLYEQPVELPPFRTSALEIGLDPRATERPGAVAHTLKHLLQKVTPERVACDDSDLAGAFREGHDAYFFLYDDWLGGLGVSRRAYEQLEELLRRALALCSKTCCKTPEGCYECIAVSRCFSPYLPSGERRPTDKHATRAFLEAVLGVETVPEPVLQGAGADAPALPEPAPDLPPSWPLQARELLDLYGLSLPEVSARLGIPSRELQRAVSSTQPLRLQHAKFGEGVFLQGFHQGERREVLVYFPGVGQKRLLLKFAGLRVVERPTGVPAV, encoded by the coding sequence ATGCCGCCCACCGCCCCCTCCTTCGCCCGCCTGGAGGGATTTCTGCGCGATACCCTGGGCGGCGGGGCCACCCGGCTGTACGAGGAGGCCGCCGCGCCTGCCCGCACGCTGGCCGCCCACGAGCTGGGCTGGTCGCCGGCGGTGGCGCGGGGATTCGGGTTCGATCAGGTATATGCGCATCAGGCCGAGACCTACCGGCTGATGCGCGGCGGGCAGCACGTCATCGTGACCACGCCGACGGCCAGCGGCAAGACCGGGGCCTTCTTTCCCGCGGTGTTCGACCGGCTGGAACGCGATCCCGGTGCCACCGCGCTGTTCGTGTATCCACTCGTCGCCCTGGGCCAGGACCAGCGCGACAAGCTGCGGGCCTTTCGTGAGCGCGGCGGCTTTGCGTGGGACATCGGAGCGTTTCAGGGGGCGGCGCAGGCCGCCGAGGTGTTCGGCGCCGGCGTGCGCATGGTGACGGCCACGCCCGACAAGCTGCACTGGTCGCTGACCCACCCGCGCGTGCGCGACTTTCTTAGGAACCTTTCCTTTCTGGTGCTGGACGAGGCCCACACCTACCGCGGAGGTTTTGGCAGCGAGGTGGCCGGGATGCTGCGCCGCCTGCTGGAGCTGGCGCGCGCGCTGGGGGCCGACCCGCAGGTGGTGCTGAGCACCGCCACCATCGGCAACCCGGCCGAATTTGCCCGCGAGCTGATCGGCGTGGACGCCACCGAGGTGGCCGAATCCGGGGCCGCGCGCCCCGGCAAGCGCTATTACCTCGCTGACCACCGGGGACAGCCGCGCCGCTTCTGGGACGCCGTGATGGACGCCTCTCAGAGGTACGACCTGAAGGTGCTCGCCTTCTTCCGGGGGCGCTCGCGCGCCGCGCGGCTGTACGGCACATACCGTGCCCAGCCGCGGTACGCGGGCCGCGCCCACCTGTACATGGCAGGCACCAGCGACCGCGAGGGCCGCCTGAGCGAGTTCCGCCGCGCGGGCAGCGGCGTGATGTTTGCCACCAACGCGCTGGAGGCCGGGGTGGACATCGGGGACCTGGAGGTGGTGATCATCGACGGCTATCCCGGCTCGCGCATGGCCTTCCGGCAGATGGCGGGCCGGGCCGGGCGCATCGCGCCGGGGCTGGTGCTGTACCTGCCGGCCCTGAACGAGCAGGGGGTGCCGCAGCCGGCCGACGCCTTTTACAGCAACTCCGGCAACTTTCTGGACCTGCTGACCGGCCCCATTGAGCGCGCGGTGGTGGAGGCGGCCAATCCCTACCTCTCGCCCCGGCACCACGCCCGCCAGAACGAGGAATACCGCGCAGCGGGCCTGAGTGGGCCGCACCCGGCCGGACTGGAGGCGCAGAAGTACTGGAACCTGCGCGGCGAGGGCAGCCTGAAGTACGCCGTGGTGGAGGCCGCCGAATGGGAGCGGCTGGGACCAAAGGCGCTGGACACGCCCCTGGAATCGCCCAGCCAGCACTACGCCCTGACCGAGAAGCACGAGGGGGCAGTGTTTACCCTGGACGGCCAGGGGTACAAGGTGCTGCGCTGGGAAAAACATCCCGCCGGCACCGCCATTCTGGTCGAGAGGTACAGCGCCGAGAGCCTGTTCACGCGCGGCCTGTACAGCATCGAGGTCACGCCGCGCACCATGACCGCCTGGGAGCGGCGCGGGCCGCTGGCCTTCCGGCACGGTGAGGTCAGCATCCGCCGCCGCTACACCGGCTACCAGATGCTGCGGCAGGTCTTCGAGCGGGTCTGCGTGGGCTGTGACCGCGACCCTGGCCCCACCGAGCGCACCTGCGCGCGCTGCGGCGGCCGCATCCAGGACCGCATGCAGGACCACAAGCTCAGCGAGCACCTGTACGAGCAGCCCGTCGAGCTGCCGCCCTTTCGCACCAGCGCGCTGGAAATCGGCCTGGACCCACGGGCCACCGAGCGCCCCGGTGCAGTGGCGCACACCCTCAAGCACCTGCTGCAGAAGGTGACCCCCGAACGGGTGGCCTGCGACGACAGCGATCTGGCCGGGGCCTTCCGTGAGGGCCACGACGCCTACTTTTTCCTGTACGACGACTGGCTGGGCGGCCTGGGGGTGTCGCGCCGCGCCTACGAGCAACTCGAGGAACTGCTGCGCCGCGCACTGGCGCTGTGTTCCAAGACGTGCTGCAAGACTCCGGAGGGCTGTTACGAGTGCATCGCCGTCTCGCGCTGCTTCTCGCCGTACCTGCCGAGTGGGGAGCGCCGCCCCACCGATAAGCACGCCACCCGCGCCTTTCTGGAGGCGGTGCTGGGGGTGGAAACTGTGCCCGAGCCGGTCCTCCAGGGTGCCGGTGCCGACGCTCCCGCACTTCCCGAGCCGGCTCCGGACCTGCCGCCGTCGTGGCCGCTGCAGGCGCGGGAGCTGCTGGACCTGTACGGGCTCTCGCTGCCCGAGGTCAGCGCCCGGCTGGGCATTCCCAGCCGCGAGCTGCAACGCGCTGTCAGCTCCACCCAGCCGCTGCGGCTGCAGCACGCCAAGTTCGGTGAGGGGGTCTTCCTGCAGGGCTTTCATCAGGGCGAGCGGCGGGAGGTGCTGGTCTATTTTCCCGGCGTGGGGCAAAAACGCCTGCTGCTGAAGTTTGCGGGCCTGCGGGTGGTCGAGCGCCCGACCGGCGTGCCCGCCGTGTAG
- a CDS encoding DUF4384 domain-containing protein translates to MTVSFLKKSALLFAATTALLGLAVPAAAAPKISAQSIIVNPVPTTLQARVWVDRDPSGDRNPGYRIGEQITLYTSVNENAYVYLFNVNPDGSTDQILPNRISASNYVRAGQTRAFPASGDKFVFNVAGPYGLNRVLVIASRRPLSLSELSSYRSSGDSFATVKPRSSQGLAQALSIVVDPVPSPVTQPVPQTDWISDTAYYTVAY, encoded by the coding sequence ATGACTGTTTCCTTCCTTAAAAAATCGGCCCTGCTGTTTGCTGCCACCACCGCCCTGCTGGGGTTGGCCGTACCTGCCGCCGCCGCGCCCAAGATCAGTGCCCAGAGCATCATCGTCAACCCCGTTCCCACCACGCTGCAGGCCCGCGTGTGGGTGGACCGCGATCCCAGCGGTGACCGCAATCCCGGCTACCGCATAGGCGAGCAGATCACGCTGTACACCAGCGTCAACGAGAACGCCTACGTGTACCTGTTCAACGTGAACCCGGACGGCAGCACCGACCAGATCCTGCCCAACCGCATCAGCGCGAGCAACTACGTGCGTGCCGGACAGACCCGCGCCTTTCCGGCGAGCGGCGACAAGTTTGTTTTCAATGTCGCTGGTCCCTACGGCCTCAACCGCGTTCTGGTGATTGCCAGCCGCCGCCCGCTGAGCCTTTCGGAACTCAGCAGCTACCGCAGCAGCGGTGACAGCTTTGCCACCGTCAAGCCGAGGAGCAGCCAGGGTCTGGCGCAGGCGCTGAGCATCGTGGTGGACCCGGTGCCCTCGCCCGTGACGCAGCCGGTGCCCCAGACAGACTGGATCAGCGACACCGCGTACTACACCGTCGCGTACTGA
- a CDS encoding DUF4357 domain-containing protein, with translation MPSVQDRMREAVCVVQEWLTHMSNPGEAIVRQAIVLRVLHAAGFDIWNPAEVVPEETNGSGNRSDFLIRAGAGKFALELKGLKGNSGDLRGKPYEQVVTYAAGEGTRWAMLTNGKVWVILDRMHNPGGTFEDHEVLKLELGQEGHTFADDLAALLDAGMWRRNGFAQAVRTVADRQQRRLDEARVRREKTAVVEEVMARFRIPTFELAADAAVRMNELTEAERDVLLGGSRSGATPRRAETAGPSLLPTPADNGKRLDFVYELKGAEARAVYCPADGSWTVRAGSTALNRVLAQERSNAQGVRKRRAAMLEKGEIIVRDERLIEYVRDVRYTSASLSAMDIAGASRNGWRSWKDAQGRPAQYYRPGPEPD, from the coding sequence ATGCCCAGCGTGCAAGACCGAATGCGGGAGGCCGTCTGTGTCGTTCAGGAGTGGCTGACGCACATGTCCAATCCCGGCGAGGCCATCGTCCGGCAGGCCATCGTGCTGCGCGTGCTGCACGCCGCCGGCTTCGACATCTGGAACCCGGCCGAGGTCGTTCCCGAGGAAACCAACGGGAGTGGCAACCGCTCGGATTTCCTTATCCGCGCCGGAGCGGGCAAGTTCGCGCTGGAACTCAAGGGTCTGAAGGGAAACAGCGGTGATCTGAGGGGCAAGCCCTACGAACAGGTGGTGACCTACGCGGCGGGCGAGGGCACCCGCTGGGCCATGCTGACCAACGGCAAGGTCTGGGTGATTCTGGACCGGATGCACAACCCGGGGGGAACCTTCGAGGACCACGAGGTCCTGAAGCTGGAACTGGGACAGGAGGGCCACACCTTTGCCGACGATCTGGCCGCCCTGCTCGACGCTGGGATGTGGCGCAGGAACGGTTTTGCACAGGCTGTGAGGACCGTGGCCGATCGCCAGCAGCGGCGACTGGACGAGGCACGCGTCCGCCGCGAAAAGACAGCGGTGGTGGAAGAAGTGATGGCGCGCTTCAGAATTCCCACCTTTGAGCTGGCGGCGGACGCTGCGGTCAGGATGAATGAACTGACGGAAGCTGAGCGGGACGTCCTGCTGGGCGGGTCCAGATCCGGCGCGACGCCGCGCCGGGCGGAAACGGCTGGGCCGTCACTGCTGCCGACTCCTGCGGACAACGGCAAACGGCTGGACTTCGTGTATGAGTTGAAGGGCGCAGAAGCCCGCGCGGTCTACTGCCCCGCAGACGGCAGCTGGACCGTAAGGGCGGGCAGCACCGCTCTGAACCGGGTGCTGGCACAGGAGCGCAGCAATGCCCAGGGGGTCAGGAAGCGCAGGGCGGCCATGCTGGAGAAGGGCGAGATCATCGTCAGAGATGAGCGGCTGATCGAGTATGTTCGTGATGTCCGGTATACGAGTGCCAGCCTCTCTGCCATGGACATTGCCGGAGCGTCCCGCAACGGCTGGAGAAGCTGGAAAGATGCCCAGGGTCGCCCTGCACAGTACTACCGCCCTGGCCCTGAGCCGGACTGA
- the paaI gene encoding hydroxyphenylacetyl-CoA thioesterase PaaI, with protein sequence MNYADTLGMTVLQATPEVTRVRATVTDAGLNMHGTAHGGLIFSVADEAFAVISNLEAQAVAVDTHLSFFRAARSGDELIAVATPERVGRTLATYRVEVRRGEAGEVLALFTGTVSRRSREVGQSGSGPGR encoded by the coding sequence ATGAACTACGCCGATACCCTGGGAATGACCGTGCTGCAGGCCACCCCCGAAGTAACCCGCGTCCGCGCCACCGTGACGGACGCGGGCCTGAACATGCACGGCACCGCCCACGGCGGCCTGATCTTCAGCGTGGCCGACGAGGCCTTCGCGGTGATCAGCAATCTGGAGGCGCAGGCCGTGGCCGTGGACACCCACCTGAGCTTTTTCCGGGCTGCCCGCTCCGGAGACGAGCTGATCGCGGTGGCCACCCCCGAGCGCGTGGGCCGCACCCTGGCCACCTACCGCGTGGAGGTGCGGCGCGGCGAGGCGGGCGAGGTGCTGGCCCTGTTCACGGGGACCGTCAGCCGCAGGAGCCGGGAAGTAGGTCAGTCCGGCTCAGGGCCAGGGCGGTAG
- a CDS encoding MerR family transcriptional regulator: protein MNSLSPCTPPHPDAPLTIGAFAQASRLSLKALRLYDDLGLLAPARVDPDSGYRYYSPRQLPQARLIGLLRQLGLSLADIRAVLDAPSPQQAPLIRTHWNAAEGDHLRRRALAHYILRSLQGEPAMTSHFHVQQRSVSAQPVLTLTRHVRVDDLPGFIEQQLHELPRMVVEAGAAVAGAPFVVYHGQVNPDSDGPVEVCVPYRGNLAPRGAFVLREEPAHVEAYVTLTRAQFAFPGILDAYDAACAHAAAHGTASALSPREVYPHDWNTLEGGDPAGDVAWPFEPC, encoded by the coding sequence ATGAACAGCCTTTCTCCCTGTACGCCGCCTCACCCCGACGCGCCGCTGACCATCGGTGCCTTTGCCCAGGCCTCTCGCCTGAGTCTGAAAGCCCTGCGGCTGTACGACGACCTGGGCCTGCTGGCGCCCGCACGGGTGGACCCGGACAGCGGCTACCGCTACTACTCGCCCCGGCAGCTGCCCCAGGCCCGCCTGATCGGCCTGTTGCGCCAACTGGGACTGTCCCTGGCCGACATCCGCGCCGTGTTGGACGCCCCTTCCCCCCAGCAGGCCCCCCTGATCCGGACCCACTGGAACGCCGCCGAGGGCGACCATCTCCGGCGCCGCGCCCTGGCCCACTACATCCTCCGCTCCCTGCAAGGAGAACCCGCCATGACCTCGCACTTTCATGTTCAGCAACGTTCTGTTTCCGCCCAGCCGGTCCTGACCTTGACGCGCCATGTGCGGGTGGATGACCTGCCCGGCTTTATAGAACAGCAGCTCCACGAACTGCCGCGCATGGTTGTGGAGGCGGGCGCAGCTGTGGCAGGTGCCCCGTTCGTCGTATACCACGGTCAGGTCAATCCCGACAGCGACGGTCCGGTGGAGGTCTGCGTGCCGTACCGGGGCAACCTGGCTCCCCGCGGGGCATTCGTGCTGCGCGAGGAACCGGCCCATGTAGAGGCCTACGTCACCCTGACCCGGGCACAGTTCGCGTTTCCCGGCATTCTGGACGCCTACGACGCGGCCTGTGCCCACGCTGCGGCACACGGCACGGCCAGTGCGCTCAGCCCCCGCGAGGTCTATCCGCACGACTGGAACACGCTGGAAGGCGGTGACCCGGCGGGCGACGTGGCGTGGCCGTTTGAGCCCTGCTGA
- a CDS encoding glycerophosphodiester phosphodiesterase, translating to MTPLLLGHRGTPRLHRENTLSGFQAALDAGLDGVELDVRRLRDGTLVIHHDEHLSDGRALPEMTAADLPAEIPTLDATLVWAARTGAFVNVELKFERAWPDDRVARTLDAIRSHGLSGQVIVSSFNPLLLAAARRHAPDIARGLLIHRAYRLGPLDLVPAAMTWLRAAALHPHHTLIDAALMDQARAGGWQVNTWTVNNPAEVIRLTALGVHTLIGDLPEVLQTARPES from the coding sequence ATGACGCCGCTGTTGCTGGGCCACCGGGGAACGCCACGACTTCACCGAGAAAATACGCTTTCAGGCTTTCAGGCCGCTCTGGACGCCGGACTGGATGGTGTGGAGCTGGACGTGCGCCGGCTCCGGGACGGCACGCTGGTTATTCACCACGACGAGCACCTTTCCGACGGCCGCGCGCTGCCGGAGATGACGGCCGCCGACCTGCCCGCCGAGATACCCACGCTGGACGCCACGCTGGTCTGGGCCGCGCGGACCGGCGCGTTCGTCAACGTGGAACTCAAGTTCGAGCGGGCGTGGCCGGACGACCGTGTGGCACGCACGCTGGACGCCATCCGCAGCCACGGCCTGAGCGGGCAGGTGATTGTCAGCAGCTTCAATCCGCTGCTGCTCGCCGCTGCCCGCCGCCACGCCCCGGACATCGCGCGCGGCCTGCTGATTCACCGGGCATACCGCCTGGGACCGTTGGACCTGGTGCCCGCCGCCATGACGTGGCTGAGGGCGGCGGCGCTGCACCCGCACCACACCCTGATCGACGCGGCACTCATGGACCAGGCCCGGGCCGGGGGCTGGCAGGTGAATACCTGGACCGTGAACAACCCCGCCGAGGTCATCCGCCTGACGGCGCTGGGGGTTCACACCCTGATCGGCGATCTGCCGGAGGTGCTGCAAACGGCCCGCCCGGAGTCCTGA